The following proteins are encoded in a genomic region of Salvelinus namaycush isolate Seneca chromosome 12, SaNama_1.0, whole genome shotgun sequence:
- the LOC120057455 gene encoding mitochondrial import inner membrane translocase subunit Tim22-like, whose amino-acid sequence MATTVNSGNAPVSDTQSSTSADPRYEGSTFQYSMLLEHLIGEKRPIKDLNPTVMGGLPNPMKTDDQKMIERGMESCAFKAVLACVGGFVLGGAFGVFTAGIDTNVGFDPKDPMRTPTAREVLKDMGQRGMSYAKNFAVIGAMFSCTECIIESGATIFSKLELRNAYHLVRICEGDELKTAFNTASGYYEYCFPGFGK is encoded by the exons ATGGCGACGACCGTGAATAGTGGAAATGCCCCTGTGTCGGACACACAATCCTCAACCTCGGCTGATCCGCGCTACGAAGGCTCAACATTTCAGTACAGCATGCTCCTGGAGCACCTCATCGGGGAGAAGAGGCCGATTAAAGATCTGAATCCGACCGTTATGGGAGGTCTTCCCAATCCCATGAAAACCGACGACCAGAAGATGATCGAACGGGGAATGGAGAGCTGTGCCTTCAAGGCGGTGTTGGCATGTGTTGGAG GATTTGTTCTTGGGGGAGCGTTTGGTGTGTTCACGGCTGGCATAGATACCAATGTGGGATTTGACCCCAAAGACCCCATGAGAACACCTACTGCCAGAGAAGTCCTTAAAGACATGGGCCAGAGGGGAATGTCCTACGCCAAAAACTTTGCAGTCATTGGAGCAATGTTCTCCTGCACAGAGTGCATCATTGAATCG ggggcCACCATATTTTCCAAGTTGGAACTTCgaaatgcctaccacctggttcggATATGCGAGGGGGATGAGTtgaagacagccttcaacacagccagtggATATTATGAGTACTGTTTTCCAGGCTTTGGTAAATGA
- the LOC120056515 gene encoding mitochondrial import inner membrane translocase subunit Tim22-like isoform X1, whose product MATTVNSGNAPVSDTQSSTSADPRYEGSTFQYSMLLEHLIGEKRPIKDLNPTVMGGLPNPMKTDDQKMIERGMESCAFKAVLACVGGFVLGGAFGVFTAGIDTNVGFDPKDPMRTPTAREVLKDMGQRGMSYAKNFAVIGAMFSCTECIIESHRGKSDWKNAVYSGCVTGGAIGFRAGAKAGVLGCGGFAAFSAAIEYYLR is encoded by the exons ATGGCGACGACCGTGAATAGTGGAAATGCCCCTGTGTCGGACACACAATCCTCAACCTCGGCTGATCCGCGCTACGAAGGCTCAACATTTCAGTACAGCATGCTCCTGGAGCACCTCATCGGGGAGAAGAGGCCGATTAAAGATCTGAATCCGACCGTTATGGGAGGTCTTCCCAATCCCATGAAAACCGACGACCAGAAGATGATCGAACGGGGAATGGAGAGCTGTGCCTTCAAGGCGGTGTTGGCATGTGTTGGAG GATTTGTTCTTGGGGGAGCGTTTGGTGTGTTCACGGCTGGCATAGATACCAATGTGGGATTTGACCCCAAAGACCCCATGAGAACACCTACTGCCAGAGAAGTCCTTAAAGACATGGGCCAGAGGGGAATGTCCTACGCCAAAAACTTTGCAGTCATTGGAGCAATGTTCTCCTGCACAGAGTGCATCATTGAATCG CACAGGGGAAAGTCAGACTGGAAGAATGCTGTCTACAGTGGTTGTGTTACTGGGGGAGCAATAGGATTTCGTG CTGGGGCGAAGGCTGGAGTACTGGGATGTGGAGGTTTCGCTGCCTTCTCTGCTGCCATTGAGTACTATCTCCGGTGA
- the LOC120056515 gene encoding mitochondrial import inner membrane translocase subunit Tim22-like isoform X2: MATTVNSGNAPVSDTQSSTSADPRYEGSTFQYSMLLEHLIGEKRPIKDLNPTVMGGLPNPMKTDDQKMIERGMESCAFKAVLACVGGFVLGGAFGVFTAGIDTNVGFDPKDPMRTPTAREVLKDMGQRGMSYAKNFAVIGAMFSCTECIIESHRGKSDWKNAVYSGCVTGGAIGFRGELST, translated from the exons ATGGCGACGACCGTGAATAGTGGAAATGCCCCTGTGTCGGACACACAATCCTCAACCTCGGCTGATCCGCGCTACGAAGGCTCAACATTTCAGTACAGCATGCTCCTGGAGCACCTCATCGGGGAGAAGAGGCCGATTAAAGATCTGAATCCGACCGTTATGGGAGGTCTTCCCAATCCCATGAAAACCGACGACCAGAAGATGATCGAACGGGGAATGGAGAGCTGTGCCTTCAAGGCGGTGTTGGCATGTGTTGGAG GATTTGTTCTTGGGGGAGCGTTTGGTGTGTTCACGGCTGGCATAGATACCAATGTGGGATTTGACCCCAAAGACCCCATGAGAACACCTACTGCCAGAGAAGTCCTTAAAGACATGGGCCAGAGGGGAATGTCCTACGCCAAAAACTTTGCAGTCATTGGAGCAATGTTCTCCTGCACAGAGTGCATCATTGAATCG CACAGGGGAAAGTCAGACTGGAAGAATGCTGTCTACAGTGGTTGTGTTACTGGGGGAGCAATAGGATTTCGTGGTGAGTTATCTACTTAA